Part of the Catalinimonas alkaloidigena genome is shown below.
ACCGGCAGGTCAGACTTGCTCCCCATGATGATACCTATTTTGGGTTTGCTCATGCTTTGATTTTTAAACTATGTTTTACTTGTTCTACTTTCTTTTTTAATGCGTTGATATCCTGATCAATGATGGTGATATGCCCCATTTTACGAAAAGGCTTGGTCAGTTTTTTTCCGTATAAATGTACTTTCACACCTTCTATGGATAGCGTCTCTTCTAATCCTTCCAGTTTAGCCAGTCCTGTAAAGCCATCCTCACCCAGCAGATTGACCATAGCGGCAGGCACTTTGGTAGCGGTAGAGCCTAAAGGCATATTGAGGATTGCTCGCAGATGCTGCTCAAACTGTGAGGTAACATTTGCTTCAATACTGTGGTGGCCACTATTATGAGTGCGGGGAGCAATTTCATTGACCAACAACTTTCCCTCTTTGGTCAGAAACATTTCTACTGCCAACAAACCGGTCATCCCTAACTTTTCAATGACTTCCTTGGCCAAAGCATCAGCATCACTGGCAATCTGCTCACCGATATTGGCAGGTGCAAAAAGATATTCTACCAGATTGTGCTCAGGATGAAATACCAGTTCTACTACCGGGAAAGTCTTCATCTCTCCCTTTTCATTTCTGGCTACTATTACTGCCAGCTCCTTTTCAAAATCAATTAGTTTTTCCAGCAATCCAGGAGTTTCAAATGCCTTGTCCAGCTCTTGCGAAGTAGTAATTTTTTGTACCCCTCTCCCATCATAACCTTCTTTCCCCAGCTTATGTACGGCCGGCAACATTGCGATATATTTGCGTACATCTTCTTTATTTTCAGTAAGCACAAAATCTGCCGTGGGTATATTATGTTCTTTGTAAAAAGTTTTTTGCGCGCGCTTGTCCTGAATCAGCTCAATGACCTGGGGCTCTGGGTATACTTTAACACCTTCTTCCTGCAGTTTTTTTAGCGCCTGAGTATTTACATTCTCTATCTCTATGGTAACCAAATCGCACTGCCTGCCGAAATTATAGACAGTATCAAAGTCAGTAAGTGAGCCTTGGAAAAATTGGGTAGCGATATTTTTACAGGGAGCGTTTTCATCAGGATCAAGTATCCACACATCCAGGTTAAAATCTATGGCTGATTGTATCAGCATGCGGCCCAGTTGGCCTCCCCCTAACACGCCTAATTTAAAATTTTGGTAAAATGCTACTGACATTTCTTAATTTTTATAGATTAATGCGCAAAGTTAAAGTTTATCGTTTAGAGATGCTTCTTTTGTCGTATAAGTTTCAAAATCTACAATACATGCCTAGACTGCTGATTAAATTTCTCTGTTGCCTTTTTGTTTCATTTTCTTTCTGGTCCTGTCGTTCCCAGGCCTACCGTTCTGAGCACATGGTAGAAATGCCCAAGCCTAATATCCTGTTTATTGCCGTTGATGACTTAAGACCGGAACTTAATTGCTATGGAAAAACTCAGGTTATTTCTCCCAACATAGATCGGCTGGCTTCCGAAAGCCTTGTTTTCAACAGGGCTTACTGTCAGGTCCCGGTTTGTGGTGCTTCCCGGGCTAGCCTGCTTACCGGCCTGCGTCCTACCCGAGACCGCTTTATTGGCTATGCAACCCGTGTAGACGAGGATGCACCGGAAGCACTTACACTTCCTCAACATTTGAAAGATCACGGCTACTATACCATTTCTAACGGTAAAATTTTTCACCATTTGAATGACATGATAGAAAGCTGGAGTGAAGCGCCCTGGCACCCTAATGAAAGTGGGACTAACTGGCGTGATTATGTGCTGGAAGAAAATATAGCGCTTTCCGCTCAAAAGGATGGGAGCAACGGGCCTTCATACGAAATCGCGGAGGTAGAGGATGAAGCTTATTATGATGGAAAGACGGCTCAGAAAACCATTGATGACCTGAAAAGGCTGGCTGAAAAAGAGCAGCCCTTCTTTCTGGCAGCAGGTTTCCTCAAACCTCATCTTCCCTTTAATGCTCCTAAAAAATACTGGGATTTGTATGATGAACAAACGATCAGTCCGGCAGAAAATGACTTCAGGCCTAAGGATGCTCCTGATGCAGCTATACACAACTGGGGCGAGCTCCGTAACTATACCGATATACCTGCTAAAGGGCCTCTGACGAATGAAAAAGCTGATACACTTGTACATGGCTATTACGCTTGTGTCAGCTATACTGATGCTCAAATCGGTAAAGTTTTACAAGCGCTAGAAGAGCTGGAGTTGGCTGAAAATACAATCGTTATTCTCTGGGGAGATCATGGATGGAACCTAGGGGAACATGGCCTTTGGTGTAAACATGCTAATTTTGAAAGCTCTCTCCGCGCTCCGCTTATGATCAAAGTACCGGAGGTAGAGGGTGGTAAAATGACTAATGCCCTTACCGAGTTTGTTGATATTTACCCTTCTCTTTGCGAACTGTCAGGAATACCAGTCCCTCATCATTTGCAGGGGACCAGCTTCGTTCCCTTGCTTACTCAGCCCGATCAGCAGTGGAAGAAACACACCGTCAGTAAATATCATAATGGTTATACCGTAAAAAGCGATGATTATCGTTATACAGAATGGAGCGATGAGCAGGGAAAAATTTATGCGCGCATGCTCTATGATCATCGTACAGACTCATTGGAAAATGTTAATATTTCTGAAGAAGTTGATAGCAAAAGCATCATCCAGCAAATGCAGCACACTTTGTACACCACCTATTCGGAAGAGTTTGAGTAGCGGAAATGTGTTAGAGGATTATGGTACGATGGTTTGAACTGAATGTATCCAGCATAACCCTCTTCTTACTCCTCAATCGCGATACCCATCTTTGCCATGAGTTTGCTGGCATTGAAGCTTTTACACACCCCTTCATGGATTTTATAGTCAAAGTAAATTTCATCCTGCTCTATGGTACTGGTAAAACTGTAGTTAATAACACTGCTTAGCTCTTTTTCCATTTTACCCAGTTCCAGATCATGGGTAGAGACAAAACCAAAAGCTGGAAGCTTACTCAACTGCTTGATCAGTGAAGCTGCTCCATTATGTCTATCCTGAGAGTTGGTGCCTTTCAAAATTTCATCCAGCATGTACATGACCGGTATTTGAAGACTTTGCTGGGGATCTTCCAACATCTGAAGCAGTTGTTTCAATCGTTTGAGTTCGGCATAAAAAGAAGACACGCTTTCTTCCAGGGAGTCCTGGGTACGCATGCTGGTAAATACCTGAATGACAGAGGTTTTCAGTTTTTTAGCACAAACCGGTGCGCCCATCAATGCTAATACTATATTGATACCTACTGTTCTCAGGAAGGTACTTTTACCTGACATATTAGAACCAGTAATTATGCAAACCTTCCCTTTATCCTGCATGCTAAAATCATTATTCACTCTTTTTTTGGCATCAATCAGACAATGGCCCAATCCATCTGCCTCAAACACATAGCCTTCATCCACAATATCTGGTATTACATATTCAGGATGTGAGAAAGAGAAGCCTGCTATACTGTTGAGCGTTTCTAATTCACTAATGCTGTCAAACCAATGGCTGATATCACCTCTTAAACTGCTTTTCCACTTGTCAGCTCTTAGTAACCAGTATACATCCAGCAAGAAAACGATATTGAAAATATGATAGAAGATATTCCCGCGGGAATTAAAATTATCAAGTATATATTCCAGCTTGCTGATTTCTTTAGAAGCCTGCACTCCTTCATGTAGAAAGTTTGCTTTGAGATTTTGCAGTCGTTTATGTTGAAAATCCATCTCCTCCACACTTTGGATCATGGCCCGATAGGCTTGCAGGGCACTGATGCTGCTAAATGTCTTTTTGTGGGTAAGACTGGCTTTCTCTGCGGTTGACCATAGTATAAAACCATTCATAAAAATAGCAGCGATTGGCCAGTATCCGCTGATATCAGATGTGAAGTACATAATAATCCCTGCCAGCGTGATTAGGGGCATGATCATCATGGCCAGCTTATATAAACTTCTTTTTTCTAAGGCAATAGGCTCTTCTACCCAGCAAAGCAGGGCATCAGTATCTTCCTCATTTTCTTTGGCTACCCTCCCATGGGCTTGAAAATCCTGCCGCCAATCCAGCTTTTCTTTCATCTCCTGCACTGCCTGCTGCCGGCTCAGTACTTCTTCTCTGGATGCGGGATGCATTAACCAGGAGGCGAGTAAGGCCTTGCCTTTATAGGTACTCGTCCTATTGATTAGCTGATACAATGAATGTTCTCCAAAAACATCTAAATCCCCTGTATAGGGGTGCTGAAGGTGAAGAAACTTCTCTCCTGTCTCCATGCCTTTCAGTTTTCCATTCAGTCTTGCTATTTCTTCTTCGTTGATCTCTACCAGACTATCAATATGAAACCTTTTTGTCTTCAGTTGATTATGATGTCTTACCAATAAGGGAAATGCTATGATAAAAATGAGCGAAACTAGCAATACAGCTGAGCCACTTTGTGCATTGGCGAAGTAAACTACAGTTATCAGAAAGAGGATAAATAGTAGGATGCGCATCCAGGACAGTTTACTATGCTTTTCTGCATATTCCTTCGCTTTTACTTTAAATTCCTGTATTCTTTCTTCGTATGTGGAGTAGGTTTGTTTATTCATAGCTTGACTTCGCTTCTTTATCGCAAGTATTTGAACGTAAATATGAAAGATTGTTTCTTAATCGTATCACCTTTTCGCCTTTCTTCGGCTATATTTGTTATTTATATAAGCGATGGAAACAATTACTGATACTTTTCATAACAAAACACAGCTAACATTGAATACCATTCAAGGCGTAGATTTGCTTGATGTATGTAAAGAGTTTGGTACTCCCCTTTATGTATATGATGCTGACAAAATAGTGCAGCAAATTAACATGCTGCGCGACCTCTTTTCAAGGACACCTTTACAAATCAAATATGCAGCCAAATCGCTGACCAATCTGTCCATTCTTAAGCTGGTCAAAGCGCAAGGCATTGGTCTGGATGTAGTGTCTATAGAGGAAGCGCAACTGGGAATTAGAGCTGGCTTTGCTCCTCAGCAAATTTCCTATACACCCAACTGTGTGAGTTTTGAAGAAATACAGGAAGCCGTTGAACTGGGTGTAGCGATAAATATAGATAATCTGCCCGTACTAGAACAGTTTGGCAGAACCTATGGAAACAAGGTCCCCTGCTGCGTGCGGATTAACCCTAACATTATGGCAGGGGGTAACACTAAAATCTCCGTAGGCCATAGTTATTCTAAATTTGGAATTTCAGCACTACAGGTACGTAAGCTGGTCCAGATCGTTGATGAATACCGTATTGATATTAGTGGCGTACATGTACATACCGGTTCAGATATTTTAGATGTAGATGTGTTTTTATCTAGTGCTGAAGTAGTTTTTGAAGTCGCCAAACACTTTTCTAACCTCCGCTTTATTGATTTTGGTAGTGGCTTTAAAATAAATTATCATCAAGAGGATAAATCAACCAATCTGAAAGAACTGGCTAGTCGCCTGCAGGATAAATTCCTTGAGTTTTGTGAAGAATACGGGAAGCCTTTGGAGATGTGGCTGGAGCCTGGTAAAATTCTGGTCAGTGAGTCTGGTCAGTTTTTGGTAAAGGTAAATGTGGTAAAAGAAAATCCAGCGGTTACTTTTGTAGGTGTTGATTCAGGTTTTAATCACCTGATTCGCCCTATGTTTTATGATGCCTATCAACACATTGAGAATATTTCCAATCCTGACGGAATCAAAAAGAAGTATCATGTAGTAGGTTATATTTGTGAGACTGATACTTTTGGAAGTGATCGTGAGCTGAATGAGGTGCGGACCGGAGATATTTTGTCTATCAAAAATGCTGGCGCCTATGGTTTTAGCATGGCTTCTAATTATAATTCGCGTCGGCGCCCGGCTGAAGTGATGATCTATCAGAGCAAAGCCCATCTAATTCGTCAGCGAGAAACGATGGATGATTTAATAAAAAATCAAATTATCATAGACATATAATATGATAAAAATCCGCACTTCACTTTTCCTGTTCCTGCTGTTTACCTGCTATGCTCAGGTACACGCTCAGGAGGAGCGTAAATTTGTGCATTATCTTAACATTGGAGCAGGTTTTACAGCACCTACTTCCTATGATGAAAGTTTTTCCACTATCATCTATCGGGGCTATGCCGGTTCCGTAGCTGCCCAATACCACAGGCGTAGTGAAGATGTAATGGATCATCTGGATTTTAGATTTGACGGGGGTGAACTTACCAACAGTACCAGCCTTGCTTACTTAACATACTACCGTTTTGAAGGAAATTATAGCTATGAGAAAAAGCTAAAAAACATATGGCAAGATCGCCTGGCGTGGTATGTAGGAGGCTCTTTCAATGCACTATGGACTTTGTTTAAGTATCGCGATTTTAAAAATAATTCTTTCAACAATAGTGTATATGCATCTCTAAGCCCTCGTACTTCTCTTGCCTATGATTTTAATCTCTGGAACAGGGATTTTAGACTTACAGGATCTGCTTATCTTCCTATTCTCTCTATAGCTATGCGCCCTTCTTATGGCTCCAGCAATTTCTTTGGCTTTCTGGATGATGACCGTGATGATACTTTCAAACAACTTGTGGAAAGTAGTAAGCTTGTTTCCCTCAACAAATTTTTCCGCTATAGCAATACTTTTGCATTAGAGTACTTCTTTGAAAGGAATCCCAACCGGATTCGCCTGAGTTACGAGTGGAATTATTTGCGGTACAGTGAGCCCCGTATTACACAATCTGCTTCGCACAATATTACTTTCTCTACCATGTTTAATTTCTGAGGTATTGAAAATTTAAGAACCAATGAAAGCTTTTTCTCTCAGTATACTATCTACCATCTTACTCAGTTTTTTTTGCATGTCATGCGAAGAAGTTTTGATTAATGAAGAATATGAGGCAAATGCGGTAGATGTATTTAATTCTTTCTGGACTACTGTAGATGAAAACTATACATTCTTTGATTTTAAAGGTATTGACTGGGATGCAGTATATGCCGCCAACCGTTCCCGTGTAGAGGACGGCATGCGCCGTGATTCCTTATTCAATGTGCTGGCTGATATGCTTTTCGAGCTACGTGATGGCCACGTCAATCTGCAGGCTGGTTTTGATCTTGCGCGTAACTGGCAATGGTACCTTGATCATCCTCAAAATTTTGATTACTCACTCATTGAAAGAAACTATCTGGGTGATGATTATGAAATTTCAGGTGCCTTCCGGAATCGGGTAATTGATTCTATCGGTTATGTTTACTACTCCAGTTTTGAAAACAACGTGAGTGAGTCGCTGGTAGATTATAT
Proteins encoded:
- a CDS encoding MutS-related protein, with the protein product MNKQTYSTYEERIQEFKVKAKEYAEKHSKLSWMRILLFILFLITVVYFANAQSGSAVLLVSLIFIIAFPLLVRHHNQLKTKRFHIDSLVEINEEEIARLNGKLKGMETGEKFLHLQHPYTGDLDVFGEHSLYQLINRTSTYKGKALLASWLMHPASREEVLSRQQAVQEMKEKLDWRQDFQAHGRVAKENEEDTDALLCWVEEPIALEKRSLYKLAMMIMPLITLAGIIMYFTSDISGYWPIAAIFMNGFILWSTAEKASLTHKKTFSSISALQAYRAMIQSVEEMDFQHKRLQNLKANFLHEGVQASKEISKLEYILDNFNSRGNIFYHIFNIVFLLDVYWLLRADKWKSSLRGDISHWFDSISELETLNSIAGFSFSHPEYVIPDIVDEGYVFEADGLGHCLIDAKKRVNNDFSMQDKGKVCIITGSNMSGKSTFLRTVGINIVLALMGAPVCAKKLKTSVIQVFTSMRTQDSLEESVSSFYAELKRLKQLLQMLEDPQQSLQIPVMYMLDEILKGTNSQDRHNGAASLIKQLSKLPAFGFVSTHDLELGKMEKELSSVINYSFTSTIEQDEIYFDYKIHEGVCKSFNASKLMAKMGIAIEE
- the lysA gene encoding diaminopimelate decarboxylase, which gives rise to METITDTFHNKTQLTLNTIQGVDLLDVCKEFGTPLYVYDADKIVQQINMLRDLFSRTPLQIKYAAKSLTNLSILKLVKAQGIGLDVVSIEEAQLGIRAGFAPQQISYTPNCVSFEEIQEAVELGVAINIDNLPVLEQFGRTYGNKVPCCVRINPNIMAGGNTKISVGHSYSKFGISALQVRKLVQIVDEYRIDISGVHVHTGSDILDVDVFLSSAEVVFEVAKHFSNLRFIDFGSGFKINYHQEDKSTNLKELASRLQDKFLEFCEEYGKPLEMWLEPGKILVSESGQFLVKVNVVKENPAVTFVGVDSGFNHLIRPMFYDAYQHIENISNPDGIKKKYHVVGYICETDTFGSDRELNEVRTGDILSIKNAGAYGFSMASNYNSRRRPAEVMIYQSKAHLIRQRETMDDLIKNQIIIDI
- a CDS encoding sulfatase, with product MPRLLIKFLCCLFVSFSFWSCRSQAYRSEHMVEMPKPNILFIAVDDLRPELNCYGKTQVISPNIDRLASESLVFNRAYCQVPVCGASRASLLTGLRPTRDRFIGYATRVDEDAPEALTLPQHLKDHGYYTISNGKIFHHLNDMIESWSEAPWHPNESGTNWRDYVLEENIALSAQKDGSNGPSYEIAEVEDEAYYDGKTAQKTIDDLKRLAEKEQPFFLAAGFLKPHLPFNAPKKYWDLYDEQTISPAENDFRPKDAPDAAIHNWGELRNYTDIPAKGPLTNEKADTLVHGYYACVSYTDAQIGKVLQALEELELAENTIVILWGDHGWNLGEHGLWCKHANFESSLRAPLMIKVPEVEGGKMTNALTEFVDIYPSLCELSGIPVPHHLQGTSFVPLLTQPDQQWKKHTVSKYHNGYTVKSDDYRYTEWSDEQGKIYARMLYDHRTDSLENVNISEEVDSKSIIQQMQHTLYTTYSEEFE
- a CDS encoding 5-(carboxyamino)imidazole ribonucleotide synthase; translation: MSVAFYQNFKLGVLGGGQLGRMLIQSAIDFNLDVWILDPDENAPCKNIATQFFQGSLTDFDTVYNFGRQCDLVTIEIENVNTQALKKLQEEGVKVYPEPQVIELIQDKRAQKTFYKEHNIPTADFVLTENKEDVRKYIAMLPAVHKLGKEGYDGRGVQKITTSQELDKAFETPGLLEKLIDFEKELAVIVARNEKGEMKTFPVVELVFHPEHNLVEYLFAPANIGEQIASDADALAKEVIEKLGMTGLLAVEMFLTKEGKLLVNEIAPRTHNSGHHSIEANVTSQFEQHLRAILNMPLGSTATKVPAAMVNLLGEDGFTGLAKLEGLEETLSIEGVKVHLYGKKLTKPFRKMGHITIIDQDINALKKKVEQVKHSLKIKA